A window of Pseudostreptobacillus hongkongensis genomic DNA:
TTACATCTGCAGCTGGTCCCCAGAATCTACCTATATCATTTATTCCAATTAAATTAAACCAGAATACTGAATTTAATGTATGGTGTAATCCTACTGGAATTAATAATCTATTGAAGAATCCATAAATTGCAGCACCAAATGCTCCAAGTCCAACTATAGATTCACCAAATAAAGTTAATTTTCCAAAAATAAATGGCCATACATATAATAAGATTCCTGAAACAATTATCATAAATACTGCTGTTAATATAGGTACTAATCTCTTACCACTAAAGAATGCAAATGCATCTGGAAGAACAACATCATGGAACTTGTTATAAGTATGTGCAGCAACTAGCCCTGATATAATACCAATAAATTGATTTGATATTTTAGCAAATGCTGGCGCAACTTCACTAGGATCTATTTGTAATAATTGAGCTACTGATCCAGTTGATAATAATGTTGTAACTACTAAAAATGCAACAAGTCCAGAAAGAGCTGCTGATCCATCTCTATCTTTTGACATTCCAAGCGCTACCCCAACAGCAAATAAAATTGACATTGAATCAATTATAGATGCCCCTGTCTTAACTAAAAATGCTGATAATACACTATTTGCTCCCCAACCAGTTGGATCTAGGTAATATCCTATTCCAAGTAATAAAGAGGCAGCTGGTAATACAGCTATAGGTAACATCAATGATTTACCTAATCTTTGTAAATACTTCATCATAAAGTATCACTCCTTTATATTTATTTTCTTATTTTCTAAGCTTGTGTTGGTGCTATTAAATAAATACTTGTATCATCATCTTCAACATTCATTAAAACAGGTTGTCTTTGATCATACATTTTTATTTCTAGCATTTTATTACTTTGTATAGTTTGTAAGTAATCTAAAATATATTTTACATTAAGAGCTATTCTTAATGGTTCTCCTTCATATATAGTATTAATTTGTTCAGTTGATGTTGCTAAATCGTTTCTTCCTTGAATTTCTAGTTTATTATCTTTAAATTCAAATATAGCAACGTATCTCTTATCTGTATTATCTTTAACAAATACCGATATTCTATTTAATACACTTATAAATTCTTTCACATTTATTAGTACTTTTTTATTTTTCTTAACATTATTTATTAAACTTTTATAAGGTGGATATTGAATTTCAACAAGTTTTGTTAATATTTCAACATCTTTAAATTTAAATTCTGCACGGCTACCATCTGTCTTAAATTTAACTTTCTCTTCTTCTAACTGTTTCATTATTTTTATTAAACCATTAACAGCTCTTAGTGGTAGACTAATTCCTAAACTTTCTGCTTCTTCATTTTCAAAAGATCTATTTAAATAAATTAATCTATGTGAATCTGATGAAACTAACTTTAATAATTTATCTTCTAATTCTAATCTTATACAATTAACTGATATTTTTTCTACATTTAAAGAAGCAGCAAACTTAACATTTTCAATATCATTTAATATATCTTCTTTATTAAATTCATACTCACTTCCTATTTCAGAAACTTTAGGTTCATTTCTTTTTTCATATTCATATATAGAAAAATCACTATCACTTTTACCTGAACTTATATTGATTTTTCCAGCATTTTCTTTTATCTCTATAGTTTCTTGATCTAATTGTTTTAAAAATTCTTCCATTAATTTATGTCTGATTATAAATTCACCTTTTTCTTTAACTTCACATTCAAGTTCAGCTTTAATAAAAAGACCGTCTCCTAGACCTTTTAAGACTATCTTATTATCAGTTGTTTCTACAAGTATTCCAGAATTAGAACTATTAGTCTTATCATCTAATAGTGCATTTTCAACTATTTGTATTCTTTTTAAAAATTCACGTCTGTTAACTATAACATTTAACATTAATAAACCCCTTTCAATATATATTTATATATATCTTATAAATCTCAATTCTAATATAGTTTACCCTATTTAAATAAAATTTGCAACTTTTTAAATAAAATACCACTCTATATTACATATAAAATGGTATAGTTATATAATTATATTAATAAATATCTTTGTAATCTTCTAAATATTTCTTTAGTTTTGAAATAGATTTCTTCTCTATTTGTCTTACTCTTTCACGAGTAATATTAAGTTTTTTACCTATTTCTTTCAATGTATGTATTTTATTATTTCCCAATCCATATCTTAACTCTATTATAGTTCTTTCTCTTTCTGTTAAAGTATTTTGCAATAATTCATACATTTCACTTAATTGATCACTTTTAATTATAGTTTCTTCTAAATTAGATTCATTGCCAATTACATCTTCTAAAAATATATTATCTCCTATAGCCTCATTAAGAGAAACTATATCTTGAAATTCATTTTGTAAAAGTATAACTTTAGATGTTTTCATACCTAATTCTTCAGCTATAAACTCTGGATTCGGTATATCTCCATGTTCATTTTGATAATTTTCTATAACTTTATTTACTTTAGAAAGTTGTTCATATTTATATGAAGGTATTCTAATATCTCTTCCTAAATTTACTATAGCTTTTTTTATAGTTTGTCTTATCCACCAAACAGCATAAGTACTAAATCTAAGTCCTTTATCAGGATCAAATTTATTTATAGATTTTATTAATCCTAAATTACCTTCACTTATTAAATCTATTAAAGGTAATCCATTTCCTAAAAGTTTTTTTGCTTCTGAAACAACTAATCTAAGATTAGAAAGTATTAATAAATTTCTTGATTGCTCATCGTTTTCTTCTCTAATTTTTCTAAATATTTCTTTTTCTTCTTCAAAGCTTAATAATTCATAACTTTGAAGATCTGATATATAAAGAGAGATCAAATTTATACTCGTATCTTCTTTTTTGTTCATTTACACTCCTATTAAAACTCAGATTTTAACTCTCTTCCCATGAACGTTTGAGTTAATATATTAACATCTTTATTTTCATAAAGTAATTCATATAACGCTGTGAAAATTGGTGCTCTTAAATTCTTTTCTTTAATAATATTATAAAGTGGTTTAATAGTTGTAGCCCCTTCTGAGACCATTTTCATTTCTTTAACTACATCCTCAAATTTTCTACCCTTACCAATTTGTTCACCTAAATATCTATTTCTACTATGTTTACTTGTACATGTAACTATCATATCACCTAGTCCAGTTAAACCTAAAAAAGTCTTAAAATCTGCTCCTAATGCTGTTCCTATAACAACCATTTCATTCATTCCTCTTGTTAATAAGGCAGCTTTTGTATTATCACCATAACCTAGTCCATCACAAATACCCGCAAATATTGCAAGACAATTTTTTATAGCCCCTCCAAGTTCTGAACCGACAACATCAGTTCCAGTATAAACTCTTAATGAATGTCCAAAATTAAAAGTTTCTTGAACAATTTTAGCTGCTTCTAAATTTGTTGAAACAGATAATATTGCAGAAGGTAAATTATTTACAACTTCTTCAGCATGAGTTGGACCTGCAAGTAATACATAATCATATTCCTTATCTTTAAATATTTCATCTACCATCTGTGATATTAATTCTCCTGTTGATATTTCTATACCTTTTGCAACATTAACTAATATTACTTTTTTATTCCAACAATTAGATAAATTTAA
This region includes:
- a CDS encoding NAD(P)H-dependent glycerol-3-phosphate dehydrogenase; translated protein: MRILTIGGGSWGTALTYLLDQKGYKCYLWEFNEEYRNQMKINRENENFLKGFKLSESIEIIDDYTGLVKNGEVDIILLATPTQFLRNVLLNLSNCWNKKVILVNVAKGIEISTGELISQMVDEIFKDKEYDYVLLAGPTHAEEVVNNLPSAILSVSTNLEAAKIVQETFNFGHSLRVYTGTDVVGSELGGAIKNCLAIFAGICDGLGYGDNTKAALLTRGMNEMVVIGTALGADFKTFLGLTGLGDMIVTCTSKHSRNRYLGEQIGKGRKFEDVVKEMKMVSEGATTIKPLYNIIKEKNLRAPIFTALYELLYENKDVNILTQTFMGRELKSEF
- a CDS encoding sigma-70 family RNA polymerase sigma factor, with amino-acid sequence MNKKEDTSINLISLYISDLQSYELLSFEEEKEIFRKIREENDEQSRNLLILSNLRLVVSEAKKLLGNGLPLIDLISEGNLGLIKSINKFDPDKGLRFSTYAVWWIRQTIKKAIVNLGRDIRIPSYKYEQLSKVNKVIENYQNEHGDIPNPEFIAEELGMKTSKVILLQNEFQDIVSLNEAIGDNIFLEDVIGNESNLEETIIKSDQLSEMYELLQNTLTERERTIIELRYGLGNNKIHTLKEIGKKLNITRERVRQIEKKSISKLKKYLEDYKDIY
- the dnaN gene encoding DNA polymerase III subunit beta; the encoded protein is MLNVIVNRREFLKRIQIVENALLDDKTNSSNSGILVETTDNKIVLKGLGDGLFIKAELECEVKEKGEFIIRHKLMEEFLKQLDQETIEIKENAGKINISSGKSDSDFSIYEYEKRNEPKVSEIGSEYEFNKEDILNDIENVKFAASLNVEKISVNCIRLELEDKLLKLVSSDSHRLIYLNRSFENEEAESLGISLPLRAVNGLIKIMKQLEEEKVKFKTDGSRAEFKFKDVEILTKLVEIQYPPYKSLINNVKKNKKVLINVKEFISVLNRISVFVKDNTDKRYVAIFEFKDNKLEIQGRNDLATSTEQINTIYEGEPLRIALNVKYILDYLQTIQSNKMLEIKMYDQRQPVLMNVEDDDTSIYLIAPTQA